One stretch of Flavobacterium sp. 9 DNA includes these proteins:
- a CDS encoding cob(I)yrinic acid a,c-diamide adenosyltransferase has translation MKVYTKTGDKGTTALFGGTRVPKDHIRIDSYGTVDELNSYIGLIRDQEMDSHYKTILIEIQDRLFTVGAILATPQEKEILKNGKLRLKNLGIIDSDIELLENEIDKMEESLPQMTHFVLPGGHPTVSHCHIARCICRRAERLAVHLSHNEHVPEIAIMYLNRLSDYLFVLARKLSSDLKADEVKWIPRK, from the coding sequence TATACAAAAACAGGAGACAAAGGAACGACGGCTCTTTTTGGAGGCACACGCGTTCCTAAAGATCATATCAGAATTGACAGTTATGGAACTGTTGATGAGTTGAACTCTTATATAGGACTCATTCGCGATCAGGAAATGGATTCGCATTATAAAACTATTCTAATCGAAATTCAGGATCGTCTTTTTACTGTGGGCGCTATTTTGGCAACTCCACAAGAAAAAGAAATCCTAAAAAACGGTAAACTTCGTTTGAAAAACCTGGGAATAATTGATTCTGATATTGAGTTATTAGAAAACGAAATCGATAAAATGGAGGAAAGTCTTCCGCAAATGACTCATTTTGTTTTACCTGGAGGACATCCAACCGTGTCACATTGTCATATAGCGCGTTGTATTTGCCGTCGTGCAGAACGTTTGGCAGTACATTTAAGCCATAATGAGCACGTTCCTGAGATCGCAATTATGTACTTAAACCGACTTTCTGACTACCTTTTTGTCTTGGCACGGAAGTTGTCGTCAGACTTAAAAGCGGATGAAGTGAAATGGATTCCCAGAAAGTGA